A genomic region of Oceaniferula marina contains the following coding sequences:
- a CDS encoding LamG-like jellyroll fold domain-containing protein, translating to MKKTIISLGAFSLFTLGGQAALIAEYTFENGTFTGAGAGMTINDQSGNNYTGTISGGGLTGTTVVVDGERGNVINVTSESGGTMSVGIDSNTGERTYAFWLKTTDHNGYVFDNQSPRNIAGMGNGSSSSNSYLDYYDGTAWRTSSVGVNVDNAWHHYAYVLSGTTATFYVDGSEAGSVTISDVDALSSSQTQMFFGRYSASAGIKTGSWDDVQLYDNALTAQEVAALAAVPEPTSTALIGLGGLSLILRRRR from the coding sequence ATGAAAAAAACCATCATTAGTTTGGGAGCTTTCTCCCTTTTTACCCTTGGGGGGCAGGCTGCTCTCATTGCTGAATATACGTTTGAAAACGGAACCTTTACAGGTGCTGGAGCGGGTATGACGATCAATGATCAGTCTGGAAATAATTATACAGGAACCATTAGCGGCGGAGGTTTAACAGGAACTACTGTCGTTGTTGACGGGGAGCGTGGAAATGTGATTAACGTGACAAGTGAGTCGGGAGGAACGATGTCTGTGGGGATAGATTCAAACACTGGGGAACGAACCTATGCGTTCTGGTTGAAAACCACGGATCATAATGGCTATGTTTTCGATAACCAATCACCGCGCAATATTGCGGGGATGGGTAATGGGTCAAGTAGTTCAAATTCGTATCTCGATTATTATGATGGGACAGCTTGGAGGACGAGTAGTGTAGGTGTTAATGTGGACAATGCGTGGCATCATTATGCCTATGTATTAAGCGGGACAACGGCTACGTTTTATGTCGATGGTTCAGAAGCTGGATCAGTTACTATTTCAGATGTAGATGCATTAAGCAGTAGCCAGACTCAAATGTTTTTTGGACGCTACAGTGCATCTGCTGGAATTAAAACAGGTAGCTGGGATGATGTTCAGTTATATGATAATGCTTTGACAGCTCAAGAGGTAGCTGCCTTGGCTGCGGTTCCTGAGCCCACATCTACAGCTCTGATCGGACTCGGAGGCTTATCTTTGATTCTTCGCCGACGCCGCTAA
- a CDS encoding LamG-like jellyroll fold domain-containing protein, with translation MYGEERAAQGGVGMKKTFENREESVEQLIHNLEDGVATPEQRERLMELMRDSPEVVDLYLRHMKMVALLKMAASSRAEIGMMPVSQDMLRHDKRKSGIISMALGVAAVLFLSLGFLFFQLNRQVGDADDFLVVLDRSADSILSISSPNKDLTDADFGGNQLRVGDQVSLSQGVVRFTFPNGVKAIVEGPAEVDVLSEVSLGMKSGKAWFRVPKEGHGFTVESAQVKVIDLGTEFGVYHDKEKKFQVHVGKGRVRVEPRLKSLAKHELVGGEAMRFDVYGLGEEMNVKTSMFQRKFIVGIPYLHWSFDELDGLAFASEGTMTSSSHEWRAVVQRLSKGSEPLNFRNAVTRGKFGKAFSMNGKDWFAQTAFPGIGGDSPRTFAAWVRHRADYGMPRTPYCSWGRRLGYGKSWKVHIWTQDGYALWSSAFKPAAYSPLPKSTFDEWVHIVSVFTGKYNDEGYPEIRHYVNGELQEMLVLPGDKGPIDTDISEASTRLRFGAAYDVDDGGYTVDGDIDEAYLFRGVLNEKQIRQLMRENRLHFFVR, from the coding sequence TTGTATGGAGAGGAAAGAGCAGCTCAGGGAGGAGTTGGCATGAAAAAGACTTTCGAGAACCGAGAAGAGAGTGTCGAGCAGCTGATTCATAACCTTGAAGATGGTGTCGCCACGCCTGAGCAGCGGGAACGGTTGATGGAATTGATGCGTGACTCGCCAGAGGTCGTTGATCTGTATCTACGGCATATGAAGATGGTTGCCTTGCTCAAGATGGCAGCCTCGAGCCGAGCTGAGATTGGCATGATGCCAGTTAGTCAAGATATGCTCCGGCATGATAAACGTAAATCTGGTATTATTTCCATGGCTTTAGGGGTCGCTGCGGTGTTGTTTCTGAGTTTGGGTTTCCTCTTTTTCCAGCTCAATAGGCAAGTAGGAGACGCTGATGACTTTTTAGTGGTGTTGGACCGCTCAGCAGATTCGATATTGAGTATCTCATCTCCAAACAAAGACCTGACGGATGCTGATTTCGGAGGGAATCAATTGCGGGTTGGAGACCAAGTGAGTCTTTCTCAAGGGGTGGTTCGTTTTACTTTTCCAAATGGAGTGAAAGCGATTGTCGAGGGGCCGGCGGAGGTTGATGTTCTATCCGAGGTATCATTGGGCATGAAGAGCGGTAAAGCTTGGTTTCGTGTTCCTAAAGAGGGTCATGGGTTTACAGTAGAGTCGGCTCAGGTGAAGGTGATTGATCTTGGTACGGAGTTTGGAGTGTACCATGATAAGGAAAAGAAATTTCAGGTGCATGTTGGTAAAGGCAGGGTGAGGGTGGAGCCTCGATTGAAGTCCCTGGCTAAACATGAGCTGGTTGGCGGGGAGGCTATGCGATTCGATGTTTATGGATTGGGCGAGGAAATGAATGTGAAAACCAGTATGTTTCAAAGAAAGTTTATTGTGGGAATCCCTTACTTGCATTGGTCGTTTGATGAGTTAGACGGTTTGGCCTTTGCGTCAGAAGGGACGATGACTTCCAGTTCTCATGAATGGCGGGCCGTGGTTCAGCGTTTGTCGAAAGGATCAGAACCTCTCAATTTCCGTAATGCCGTGACTCGCGGTAAATTTGGAAAGGCCTTTTCGATGAATGGTAAGGATTGGTTTGCTCAGACGGCTTTCCCGGGGATTGGCGGTGATAGTCCACGAACTTTTGCAGCATGGGTTCGGCATAGAGCCGATTATGGTATGCCGCGAACTCCTTATTGCTCTTGGGGGCGGAGGCTCGGATATGGTAAATCGTGGAAAGTTCATATCTGGACTCAGGACGGCTATGCCTTATGGTCTTCAGCATTTAAACCCGCGGCATACTCCCCATTACCCAAGAGTACATTTGATGAGTGGGTTCACATCGTGAGTGTGTTTACCGGGAAATATAATGACGAGGGGTACCCTGAAATACGCCATTATGTAAATGGCGAGCTACAAGAAATGTTGGTTCTTCCCGGTGACAAGGGGCCTATTGATACGGATATTTCGGAAGCAAGCACAAGGCTCCGTTTTGGAGCTGCCTATGATGTTGATGATGGTGGCTATACCGTTGATGGAGATATTGATGAAGCCTATTTGTTTAGAGGGGTTCTGAATGAAAAACAAATTCGCCAATTGATGCGGGAGAACCGACTTCATTTCTTTGTTAGGTAA
- a CDS encoding alpha-L-fucosidase, whose translation MNPISKKYISLFVVVSAVHSGMVNAEQKQLDPQYGEPAQYEQTKKKKPQKLANGKIKLDYGPLYHGKRQDPAMKKWRENRFGQFIHWGLYSIPGGVWEGKTYGYAAEFLKASAGISTERWNGLKDEFNPTEFNGKEWASMAKAMGAKYVCLTTKHHEGFCLWPSKYTEFDIENTPYQKDLMKEFVDAYSEAGIDVYLYYSVLDWYHPDWRTKLKTMDDVEAFERFKTFTQNQLVELLERYPQVKGLWFDGTWDQCWKDNGKFSYELEVLLKEKRPGLIVNSRLRADDFGKRHRDSNGDLMGDFESGYERRLPDPRDTSVTKNDWECCMTIPENQWGYHKDWTLTHQKNTNELLEMLAQCSSQGGNFLLNFGPNGKGVFRAEEKRIAREIGEWMKTNSAAIYGSDYAGLKKQDWGYFTKNTKSGEVYMIVFNVPISYQLRVELPKHQTISKANMVGIGQELQLEKFDSNETFVLLPPKSYTSPFVIRLELKANKKSQ comes from the coding sequence ATGAACCCCATCAGTAAGAAGTATATCAGCCTGTTTGTTGTAGTATCAGCCGTGCACTCTGGCATGGTGAATGCAGAACAAAAACAATTGGATCCTCAATACGGGGAGCCCGCGCAATATGAACAAACAAAGAAAAAGAAGCCGCAAAAGTTAGCAAACGGAAAAATCAAGCTGGATTACGGCCCATTGTATCATGGTAAACGCCAGGATCCTGCGATGAAGAAGTGGCGAGAAAATCGCTTTGGCCAATTTATCCACTGGGGGTTGTATTCGATCCCTGGAGGTGTATGGGAGGGTAAAACCTATGGCTATGCAGCCGAGTTCTTGAAAGCCTCGGCGGGTATTTCAACCGAACGCTGGAATGGATTGAAGGACGAGTTTAATCCGACAGAGTTCAATGGGAAAGAATGGGCGTCGATGGCAAAAGCCATGGGGGCCAAGTATGTTTGTTTGACTACAAAGCACCATGAAGGGTTTTGCTTGTGGCCAAGTAAGTATACCGAATTTGATATAGAGAATACGCCCTATCAAAAGGACCTGATGAAGGAGTTTGTGGATGCTTACTCGGAAGCTGGTATCGATGTCTATCTCTATTATTCAGTCTTGGACTGGTATCATCCGGATTGGAGAACCAAGTTGAAAACCATGGATGATGTGGAGGCGTTTGAACGCTTTAAAACATTTACACAGAATCAACTTGTGGAACTTCTCGAAAGGTATCCCCAGGTCAAGGGCTTGTGGTTCGATGGAACCTGGGATCAGTGCTGGAAGGACAATGGTAAGTTTTCATATGAATTAGAAGTTTTGTTGAAAGAGAAACGTCCAGGTCTGATTGTCAATAGCCGTCTGAGAGCAGATGATTTTGGTAAAAGACACCGTGATTCCAATGGTGACCTGATGGGTGACTTTGAATCCGGCTATGAGAGGCGCTTACCAGATCCACGGGATACCTCGGTAACCAAAAACGACTGGGAATGTTGTATGACCATACCCGAAAACCAGTGGGGGTATCACAAGGACTGGACGCTGACTCACCAAAAGAACACCAATGAATTGCTCGAGATGTTGGCCCAGTGTTCATCACAAGGTGGAAATTTTTTACTCAACTTTGGTCCGAACGGTAAAGGCGTTTTCAGGGCTGAGGAAAAACGGATAGCCAGAGAAATCGGCGAGTGGATGAAAACTAATTCGGCTGCCATTTATGGATCGGATTATGCAGGCTTAAAGAAACAGGACTGGGGGTATTTTACCAAAAATACCAAGTCCGGAGAGGTCTATATGATTGTCTTTAATGTTCCGATCTCATATCAACTCCGTGTTGAGCTGCCAAAACATCAAACAATATCAAAAGCAAACATGGTTGGGATTGGTCAGGAATTACAGCTGGAAAAATTTGATTCCAACGAGACCTTTGTCTTGCTACCGCCTAAATCGTATACATCTCCGTTTGTGATCCGACTCGAGCTTAAGGCAAACAAGAAGAGCCAATAA
- a CDS encoding right-handed parallel beta-helix repeat-containing protein, which yields MEGGWQDNRRTGPHKTYRYVENIFEELDTAYEWFLDRDKSVLYVYPPEGVDLSSAVISVTPIERESILRFEGSREQSVKNLCIKGITFSATARTFMKTKEPLLRSDWAIYRNGAVYFKGSEDCQVHRCHFTQLGGNAIFIDGYNQRIDVRSCLIENIGASAVCAVGDTKAVYNGLYKPYGPGVSAKDMIWKRGAKTEDYPRSIQISDNLIFDIGRIEKQSAGVHLSVAYGVSVQHNSIYNVPRAGINISEGAFGGHDIAYNDVFDTVMETNDHGAFNSWGRDRYWWSRGIDLSKRHETVLLDCMKPTTIRNNRWKCEHGWDIDLDDGSSHYIITNNVCLSGGIKLREGFHRIARNNICVGKRGLDFHAWYRNSYDVVSQNIVFAKHHVRKNAMKHWGALIDYNFFAPTAAKDPRFVHIDKHSVTGEPLFLDPKNLDFRIQPDSLAYAVGFQNFDMNGFGVVSSHLRAMAKRPEFDGFPEPEEKEVEPVAFEGMLLRDIENLSDLSATGMGEKKGAWLLEKTSKLDPRWSKLEDFDVIVSLNAQPVNKVKDLIAIAGKLQRGKPIEAEIFRKQKQLKIRLD from the coding sequence ATGGAGGGTGGTTGGCAGGATAACCGTCGAACAGGTCCACATAAAACCTATCGCTATGTAGAAAACATCTTCGAGGAGTTGGATACTGCCTATGAATGGTTTTTGGATCGTGATAAATCTGTCCTCTATGTGTATCCACCGGAAGGTGTGGATTTGTCGTCCGCTGTTATTTCAGTAACGCCGATTGAGAGGGAGAGTATTCTTCGGTTCGAAGGTTCCCGTGAACAGTCGGTTAAAAACCTTTGTATAAAGGGGATTACATTTTCGGCTACGGCACGGACCTTTATGAAAACGAAAGAGCCCTTGCTTCGCAGCGATTGGGCGATTTACCGTAATGGGGCGGTCTATTTCAAAGGTAGTGAAGATTGTCAGGTTCATCGTTGCCATTTTACTCAATTGGGCGGAAACGCAATCTTCATTGATGGATATAACCAAAGGATCGATGTTCGTTCTTGTTTGATTGAAAATATCGGAGCCAGTGCAGTCTGCGCTGTGGGTGACACTAAAGCGGTTTATAATGGCCTCTACAAACCTTACGGCCCTGGCGTGTCAGCCAAAGATATGATCTGGAAACGAGGAGCAAAAACAGAAGATTATCCACGGTCGATTCAAATTTCGGATAATCTGATTTTTGATATTGGACGAATAGAAAAACAATCTGCCGGGGTGCATCTCTCGGTAGCCTATGGGGTGTCTGTTCAACACAACAGCATTTACAATGTTCCGCGTGCCGGGATCAACATCAGTGAAGGGGCCTTTGGTGGGCATGATATTGCTTACAATGATGTGTTTGATACCGTGATGGAAACCAATGACCACGGAGCATTTAATTCCTGGGGGAGGGATCGGTATTGGTGGTCGAGAGGGATTGATTTATCCAAACGCCACGAAACGGTTCTCCTGGACTGTATGAAGCCGACCACGATTAGGAACAACAGATGGAAATGTGAACATGGCTGGGATATTGATCTCGATGACGGCTCCAGCCATTATATTATTACAAACAATGTTTGCCTCAGTGGTGGTATCAAACTACGTGAGGGATTTCATCGGATTGCCCGTAATAATATTTGTGTTGGGAAGCGTGGGTTGGATTTTCATGCATGGTATAGAAATAGTTATGATGTCGTGAGTCAGAACATTGTTTTTGCGAAGCATCATGTCCGAAAGAATGCTATGAAACATTGGGGAGCTCTTATCGACTATAACTTTTTTGCGCCTACCGCCGCCAAGGACCCTCGCTTTGTTCATATCGATAAGCACAGCGTGACGGGCGAGCCTTTGTTCTTAGATCCTAAAAATCTTGATTTTCGCATTCAGCCAGACTCACTAGCCTATGCCGTGGGATTCCAAAATTTTGATATGAATGGTTTCGGTGTTGTGTCGTCTCATTTACGTGCCATGGCGAAACGGCCAGAGTTTGATGGTTTTCCAGAACCTGAAGAGAAAGAAGTAGAGCCGGTGGCCTTTGAGGGCATGCTTTTGCGTGATATTGAAAACCTTTCTGATCTCTCTGCTACAGGGATGGGGGAGAAAAAGGGAGCCTGGCTATTGGAAAAAACGTCCAAACTTGATCCACGTTGGTCGAAGTTGGAGGATTTTGATGTGATTGTTTCACTGAATGCTCAGCCTGTGAACAAGGTAAAGGATCTGATTGCCATCGCTGGAAAGTTACAGCGAGGAAAGCCCATCGAAGCGGAAATTTTTCGAAAACAAAAACAACTTAAGATTCGATTAGATTGA
- a CDS encoding sigma-70 family RNA polymerase sigma factor, protein MYNRSPEEEKAFVDLLVSHQGMISAYIISLLPGASETEDVIQNTNEVLWSKRDTFELGTNFKAWALTTARFQAMSYQSKLRSMKQTPLDDDVMNIVAAALDDMESQSMSDQLSDLNQCIGLLQIKDQELVLHRYWKKSGLADYSKATGRSISSLKSALFRVRTSLRDCMERKEQLREELA, encoded by the coding sequence ATGTATAATCGGAGCCCAGAGGAGGAAAAAGCATTTGTTGATCTGCTGGTAAGTCATCAGGGGATGATCTCCGCTTACATTATTTCGCTTTTGCCCGGGGCTTCCGAAACCGAAGACGTCATCCAAAACACCAACGAGGTGCTGTGGTCGAAGAGGGACACCTTTGAATTAGGCACTAATTTCAAGGCCTGGGCATTGACTACGGCTCGTTTTCAAGCGATGTCATACCAGAGTAAGCTTAGGAGTATGAAGCAAACGCCCTTGGATGATGACGTCATGAATATTGTGGCTGCAGCTCTGGATGATATGGAATCCCAGAGTATGAGTGATCAGTTAAGTGACTTGAATCAGTGCATTGGCTTGTTGCAGATCAAGGATCAGGAGCTCGTGCTGCACCGCTATTGGAAGAAATCGGGTTTGGCTGATTATTCCAAGGCGACAGGGCGGAGTATTTCCAGCCTCAAAAGCGCGTTGTTTAGAGTTCGGACAAGCTTGCGTGATTGTATGGAGAGGAAAGAGCAGCTCAGGGAGGAGTTGGCATGA
- a CDS encoding TatD family hydrolase yields MKYIEPHAHMVSRTTDDYQAMALAGCEVICEPAFWAGYDRSSAQGFYDYYRQLTDYEPKRAAKYGIDHYCWLCINPKEADDAGFAREVMSIIPEFLDQPTVLGIGEIGMNKNTVNELTIFEEHVELAKQNDLPILIHTPHLEDKLKGTRLTLDALKNAGVDPQTVIIDHVEEHTVKMVLDAGFWAGMTLYPESKCSLPRTVDILETYGMENIWMNSACDWGHSDPLAVPKCALEMKKRMHNAETIEKVIFDNPRRFLSQARNFTS; encoded by the coding sequence ATGAAATACATCGAACCGCACGCTCACATGGTCAGTCGTACCACCGATGACTACCAAGCCATGGCCCTTGCCGGCTGCGAAGTCATTTGCGAACCCGCATTCTGGGCAGGCTACGACCGCAGCTCGGCCCAAGGGTTTTACGACTATTACCGTCAACTAACCGATTACGAACCGAAACGGGCCGCCAAATATGGCATCGACCATTATTGCTGGCTGTGCATCAACCCGAAAGAAGCGGATGACGCCGGCTTTGCCCGCGAAGTTATGTCGATCATCCCTGAGTTTCTCGATCAGCCGACAGTGCTCGGAATTGGGGAAATCGGCATGAATAAAAACACCGTCAACGAGCTCACCATTTTTGAAGAGCATGTCGAACTAGCCAAACAAAACGATCTTCCGATCTTAATCCATACACCGCACCTCGAAGATAAACTCAAAGGCACCCGACTCACTCTGGATGCCTTGAAAAATGCCGGAGTTGACCCCCAAACGGTCATCATCGACCACGTTGAAGAACATACCGTCAAAATGGTGCTCGATGCCGGATTCTGGGCAGGCATGACTCTTTACCCGGAATCAAAGTGCTCGCTACCACGAACCGTCGACATCCTCGAAACTTACGGCATGGAAAACATCTGGATGAACTCGGCCTGTGACTGGGGACATTCTGATCCTCTGGCCGTGCCCAAATGCGCACTGGAGATGAAAAAGCGTATGCACAACGCAGAAACCATCGAGAAAGTCATCTTCGACAACCCTCGCAGATTCCTCAGCCAGGCAAGGAACTTCACCAGCTAG
- a CDS encoding discoidin domain-containing protein, translating to MSVSMFGVKGRFLLCLGCGMASVASLVAQSFWPGVVPLEVQLKDENPQSSGDTGTTAEGVWLHTGVRSIQRGSGVNLELAPGAILTRSFVIQALVDPEPEKQDSPDRVLESYLWVSADILGMVDSGGKVGVVSLSLSSPESKDKPGLVQQAVTGSAVPEDYVRVKGTAQRPHNGRTAARALDGDPRTEWVSVFPKGYDKKPSIQLNFDQPRKVDGLRYLPRQGGLKNGQVYRYEIQIRRENNASYETVATGEWDQGPEEKSVRFESAHTVQSIRLIGVDTKADPNQHVCMSASEVTPSYVMPGSGISQTSESEQRVSAILPSQKLSKLHGKVLELTFQNHSKHPLLLGPIYCSQLPVTPPKRKYRPRHSEFTDLNAIGMVARTCPREQWPVAQVFRIEEGLPVSRSDIKVGDLIIGVGSQPLEKPVLNVTAYPLDEEWMMRHHEPTISRHYYQAIKTGTPLYFDVIDPITGKESRKPVRPPMYGSEDFTGFPLSGPAADTLYEELIQRVLKDQKEDGSWKTMPANSSETYGMMALLGTRDPSHAPAIHRAANYILEQPWTGHESSYLELWNMAFKTLALGEYALATGDPRAIAWLDNICRGMTQGGHVNSRSYFTFGHDRRGLPYGNGGLIAPLSHIIVGDALAYRAGVKTPAWEYFLPYNKAAWADNMPMGKQCIGYGAPSSGGGSDQAWCRSGLIGLACSLRDTEPALQQGVAAYMKSHHGFMRRSHGYGAMGSYLGLMALAGVDESAFQHVMEQWAPVIAMQWQRGKGLRHVEPQITNVGCVSGKSSDDCYSYTMAALLSVRQHGLHCTGAKDTQWLPYPEDVKPPQPVLIHESEGVNVARPSLLHYVTARYTKDGSSPGKDSPVWKPGTGNDGDHLTVAYQSSHGVMGDPTSIHLGRECPSQWSVVEASCGFPDETIGLDVSKISLARARNAFDGNPSTAFRVNNSSSSGGLSIWSVTVDRGVSEGDRPLIIRVTVPSSKHERKNINDSARTLVVESSEDGKVWKKDSAGTIPEDRVVPLKRGTKARYLKFTFESFSGTNLIVPDLKFSYQQ from the coding sequence ATGAGCGTTTCCATGTTTGGGGTGAAAGGGAGGTTTTTGTTGTGTTTGGGTTGTGGTATGGCTTCAGTGGCCTCGCTCGTGGCTCAGTCGTTCTGGCCCGGAGTGGTTCCTTTGGAGGTCCAACTCAAGGATGAGAATCCTCAGTCATCGGGAGACACGGGGACGACTGCTGAGGGCGTGTGGCTTCACACGGGTGTCAGGAGCATTCAACGAGGCTCTGGGGTGAATCTGGAGCTCGCCCCAGGCGCGATATTGACGAGGAGCTTTGTCATTCAAGCGTTGGTGGACCCTGAACCTGAGAAGCAAGACTCACCGGATCGAGTGTTGGAGTCTTACCTCTGGGTCTCTGCTGATATTCTGGGCATGGTGGATTCGGGCGGAAAGGTGGGTGTGGTCTCCCTTTCTCTATCGTCACCAGAGAGTAAGGATAAGCCGGGACTTGTTCAGCAGGCTGTCACTGGTTCAGCAGTCCCGGAGGATTATGTCAGAGTTAAAGGCACTGCTCAACGGCCACACAATGGCAGGACCGCAGCACGAGCTCTGGATGGTGACCCTCGCACAGAATGGGTTTCTGTATTTCCGAAGGGATACGATAAGAAACCATCGATTCAATTGAACTTCGATCAGCCGCGTAAGGTCGATGGTTTGCGCTATCTTCCCCGCCAGGGGGGGCTCAAGAATGGTCAGGTATATCGTTACGAAATTCAGATACGGAGAGAGAATAACGCATCGTATGAAACGGTCGCGACGGGTGAGTGGGATCAAGGACCGGAAGAAAAATCGGTCAGGTTCGAATCTGCACATACGGTGCAATCGATCCGTTTGATTGGGGTTGATACGAAGGCAGACCCGAACCAGCACGTGTGTATGTCTGCATCCGAGGTGACTCCAAGTTATGTGATGCCGGGTTCAGGCATTTCGCAGACTTCGGAATCTGAACAGAGGGTGTCAGCAATACTGCCATCCCAGAAGCTGTCGAAGCTGCATGGTAAGGTGTTGGAACTGACATTTCAGAATCACAGCAAACACCCACTTCTACTGGGACCGATTTATTGTTCCCAGTTGCCAGTAACGCCACCGAAGAGAAAATACCGGCCAAGACATAGTGAGTTTACCGATTTAAATGCAATCGGTATGGTTGCGAGAACCTGTCCCCGTGAACAATGGCCGGTGGCCCAGGTGTTTCGAATTGAGGAAGGTTTGCCCGTAAGCAGGTCAGACATCAAGGTGGGGGATCTGATTATTGGTGTTGGCTCTCAGCCACTTGAAAAACCGGTTTTGAATGTGACGGCTTATCCGTTGGATGAAGAGTGGATGATGAGGCACCATGAGCCCACAATTTCCAGGCACTACTATCAGGCGATCAAAACCGGAACACCTTTGTATTTTGATGTCATTGACCCTATAACCGGAAAAGAATCCCGCAAGCCTGTCCGTCCTCCCATGTACGGTTCAGAGGACTTTACCGGGTTTCCATTATCAGGTCCGGCAGCTGACACCTTGTATGAAGAGTTGATACAGCGGGTGCTGAAGGATCAAAAAGAAGATGGTTCCTGGAAAACCATGCCTGCCAATAGTTCGGAAACTTACGGCATGATGGCCTTGTTGGGGACGCGTGACCCATCGCATGCGCCTGCCATCCACCGGGCTGCTAACTATATCCTTGAGCAGCCATGGACTGGCCATGAGTCGTCATATCTCGAGCTGTGGAATATGGCTTTCAAAACTTTGGCTTTGGGCGAATACGCACTGGCGACGGGTGACCCGCGTGCGATTGCGTGGCTGGACAATATTTGTCGTGGTATGACTCAAGGAGGGCATGTCAATTCACGATCCTATTTCACCTTTGGTCACGATCGGCGGGGATTGCCCTATGGAAACGGTGGCCTGATTGCGCCATTGTCCCATATCATCGTGGGTGATGCCCTCGCTTATCGGGCAGGAGTGAAGACCCCCGCATGGGAGTATTTTTTACCCTATAACAAAGCAGCGTGGGCTGATAACATGCCCATGGGGAAACAATGTATCGGTTACGGAGCCCCGTCATCAGGTGGTGGCTCTGACCAGGCGTGGTGTCGATCTGGCTTGATTGGTTTGGCATGTAGTCTCAGGGACACCGAGCCGGCACTGCAGCAAGGGGTGGCCGCATATATGAAATCCCATCATGGGTTTATGCGAAGGAGCCATGGATACGGGGCCATGGGTAGTTACCTTGGGCTGATGGCTCTGGCAGGAGTGGATGAATCAGCATTCCAACACGTGATGGAACAATGGGCTCCCGTCATTGCAATGCAGTGGCAGCGTGGGAAAGGACTACGGCATGTGGAACCTCAGATTACGAATGTCGGATGTGTTTCGGGGAAATCGAGTGATGATTGTTACAGTTACACCATGGCTGCATTGTTAAGTGTCCGTCAGCATGGGTTGCATTGTACCGGGGCAAAGGACACTCAGTGGTTGCCTTACCCTGAAGATGTAAAGCCGCCTCAGCCGGTATTGATCCATGAATCCGAGGGGGTGAACGTTGCTAGGCCATCGCTACTTCATTACGTAACGGCGCGGTATACCAAGGATGGATCTTCACCGGGGAAGGATAGCCCTGTCTGGAAGCCGGGAACGGGTAATGACGGTGATCATTTGACCGTGGCGTATCAGAGTTCGCATGGCGTGATGGGCGATCCTACGAGCATTCATTTGGGCCGTGAGTGCCCGTCCCAGTGGAGTGTTGTCGAAGCCTCCTGTGGTTTTCCCGATGAGACCATTGGTCTGGATGTGAGCAAAATATCATTGGCCCGTGCAAGGAATGCCTTTGACGGAAACCCAAGTACCGCATTTCGGGTGAATAATTCGAGTTCCAGTGGTGGACTCAGTATTTGGTCTGTTACGGTTGATCGCGGGGTAAGCGAAGGCGATCGACCATTGATTATCCGGGTTACGGTTCCATCATCAAAACATGAACGGAAAAATATCAATGATTCTGCAAGAACGCTGGTCGTTGAAAGTAGTGAGGATGGTAAGGTATGGAAAAAGGATAGTGCA